In one Dermatophilaceae bacterium Sec6.4 genomic region, the following are encoded:
- a CDS encoding long-chain fatty acid--CoA ligase, whose product MITMQDEKFDQSVIDDRAPSVAHLFIDRVQKTPSAHAYSYPAGDGWARLTWSQADARVRAIGGGLLALGVKAGDRIGIAASTRVEWALADLGVMLAGAATTTIYPTSTADDMLYIVSDSGSTVVIAEDDAKVATLRGGRDAIPEVVKVVVIDGAGDGDWVISLADLESLGTDYLREHEGALEERVEALGPDDLATLIYTSGTTGRPKGVRLAHGSWMYEVAATDSTGLLTPQDLQYLWLPLSHVFGKLLLTLPIQIGFPTAIDGRVDKITENLAVVRPTWMGAAPRIFEKVYGRINTMMDSEGGVKAKLFHWASANGKLVAQRRSEEESVGGLLALQHRIGDKIVLSKIRERFGGRIRFFISGSAALNSEVAQWFDSMGMPVLEGYGMTETSAATCVNRPDTNKIGTVGWPLPGTEVKIAEDGELLVKGPGVMQGYRGLDEATAETLKDGWLHTGDIAEILPSGHVRITDRKKDLFKTSNGKYVAPGQIEATFKGLCPYSSQLVVEGDGRKFVSALITLDEEAMTDWGKQNGMAGADYRTIVTSDRARDMVQGYVDQLNAGLNRWEQIKRFLILDHDLSIEDGEITPSLKLKRKVVTRKYGEHLDALYTD is encoded by the coding sequence ATGATCACTATGCAGGACGAGAAGTTCGACCAGTCCGTCATCGACGACCGGGCGCCCTCGGTTGCCCATCTCTTCATCGATCGGGTGCAGAAAACCCCCTCCGCGCATGCGTACAGCTATCCCGCCGGTGACGGCTGGGCGCGATTGACGTGGTCCCAGGCCGACGCGCGGGTGCGCGCCATCGGCGGGGGACTGTTGGCGCTCGGTGTGAAAGCGGGGGACCGCATCGGAATCGCCGCGTCGACGCGGGTGGAGTGGGCGCTCGCCGACCTGGGGGTGATGCTCGCGGGTGCTGCAACGACAACGATCTATCCGACGTCCACCGCGGACGACATGCTCTACATCGTCTCTGACTCCGGCAGCACGGTGGTGATCGCCGAGGACGATGCAAAGGTAGCTACGCTCAGAGGTGGGCGCGATGCGATCCCGGAGGTCGTCAAAGTCGTCGTGATCGACGGGGCGGGCGATGGCGACTGGGTGATCTCCCTCGCTGACCTGGAATCACTGGGCACCGACTACCTACGCGAGCACGAAGGCGCTCTCGAGGAGCGGGTCGAGGCGCTGGGCCCCGACGATCTCGCTACCTTGATCTACACATCAGGCACGACGGGCCGCCCCAAGGGCGTGCGACTCGCGCATGGTTCCTGGATGTACGAGGTCGCTGCGACCGACTCAACGGGTCTGCTCACGCCGCAGGATCTGCAGTACCTGTGGTTGCCGCTCTCGCATGTTTTCGGCAAGTTGCTGCTGACCCTGCCGATCCAGATCGGTTTCCCGACCGCCATCGACGGACGCGTGGACAAAATCACCGAGAACCTCGCGGTGGTTCGCCCGACCTGGATGGGCGCGGCGCCGCGCATCTTCGAGAAGGTGTACGGCCGCATCAACACGATGATGGACAGCGAAGGCGGTGTGAAGGCCAAGCTGTTCCACTGGGCCAGCGCCAACGGCAAACTCGTCGCGCAGCGCCGTTCGGAAGAAGAGAGCGTCGGCGGGCTGCTCGCTCTGCAGCACCGTATCGGCGACAAGATCGTGCTCAGCAAGATCCGGGAGCGCTTCGGGGGGCGCATCCGGTTCTTCATCTCCGGATCTGCAGCGCTCAATTCCGAGGTCGCCCAGTGGTTCGATTCGATGGGGATGCCGGTCCTGGAGGGCTACGGCATGACCGAGACGAGTGCGGCGACGTGTGTGAACCGGCCTGATACGAACAAGATCGGCACCGTGGGGTGGCCGCTGCCGGGCACCGAGGTCAAGATCGCCGAGGACGGCGAACTACTGGTCAAGGGTCCTGGGGTGATGCAGGGCTACCGCGGGCTGGACGAAGCAACTGCGGAGACGCTGAAGGACGGCTGGCTGCATACCGGTGACATCGCCGAGATCCTGCCCAGCGGACACGTGCGTATCACCGACCGCAAGAAGGACCTGTTCAAGACCTCCAACGGGAAATACGTCGCGCCTGGTCAGATCGAGGCGACGTTCAAGGGCCTGTGTCCCTATTCTTCGCAACTCGTTGTCGAAGGAGACGGTCGCAAGTTCGTCTCGGCGCTGATCACCCTCGATGAGGAAGCCATGACGGACTGGGGCAAGCAGAACGGGATGGCGGGCGCGGACTACCGCACCATCGTGACGTCGGACCGGGCCCGGGACATGGTGCAGGGCTACGTGGACCAGCTGAACGCCGGACTGAACCGGTGGGAGCAGATCAAACGCTTCCTGATCCTGGACCATGACCTGAGCATCGAAGACGGTGAGATCACGCCGAGCCTGAAACTCAAGCGCAAGGTCGTCACCAGGAAATACGGCGAGCACCTGGATGCGCTCTATACCGACTGA